DNA sequence from the Oryza brachyantha chromosome 5, ObraRS2, whole genome shotgun sequence genome:
GAAGTCTGTCCTCTAGGTATTTTCTCCAGACCAGAAGTGATGACCGGCAATTGTTTGGATGTTCAAACATTGATGCAGAGTTGGAATGTAGTCAGTTGATTTTCATTTCGGTGAAAGCCATCCATCTGTTCTCATGGCTGTGTTGATAAAATGTCTGTGATAAGGGCTGTAGTGATGTACCCATTCATCAGCTTTATTAAAAAGGATTGATGTTCTTATGTTGTATAGATTCTTTACAGCTGCAGACTTTTGCAGTAATCCAGTTGGTACACCCCTTGTTCTGTGGAACATGCTATCATCTCCGTGTTATTCTTATTAGAATTATTATGCTTGATAAGGGCTATTCCCCGTCAAAGGTCATTatagattttggatttttgtggGCATGTTTATCAAGTTCGTAAATGATGTGTTTCgtgccaaaaaaaacatacgaAGGTTTcttgccaaattttgaattttcaactttaaatttagagtttattttgaggtttttccactaaagtttattttccaaccttagtttttaaatggctaagaatacatatatgaaatttttattcatagattatttttcgtttgtaaacatgtcatttggctttttttatgaaacacttaaacaatcaccccctgtCACCATGTAGATGTGTGTTGCAAGGTATTACTTGTATTCAACACgatcaataaatcatgatCTTACAGTATCGGTTTTCACTAAATTGAATAATGTTCAGACCACTTGTCTTTCAATTAACTGGTGAATATTCAAACAACGTGGTTCAAAAGAATTACAGTAAtacaagcaaaagaaaaggtccTATCACCAAAAAAGCTCCAGATCAATTTGACATAATCTGAAGCACAACTGTAAACTCCAAAAGAATTTCCTAGTGGTCCTAACCCTTGGTGAAGATGCAGGATTGGTCAAATACATCCTTGGAGAGCCTGACTGTTGTATCTTCCCCGCATTAGCTCACTCTTGCAACACTCGTCAATGCTACTGTTACGACTCAAATCTTTAGCCCCATCGACACCATGAACTTGAATAGGTCTCTCTAGTGCAAAAACCCTTGTTTCCTTTTCCAACTGCAAGCAGTAGCTTCCGAATGTATCTAAATCCACTTTCAGTCTAAAATCCAGATTAAATAGCAAATCCAGCTCAAGTCGATTCATCTCAACTGTGCTAATTCCCCCAACTCTAGCATAGAATGCATTGTTGAAAAACCTACAAGAAATGTATTCAGAAAGTTATTGGGAAGCTATGTAATGCGACTCTGTGCTGACAAACACCTATAGAGCATATCTTAGCATCACCACCAGGGAATGTAAGGCAGTGACGGAACtttggggggtggggggcaAGGGCCATGGCCCATcccaataaaaaatgtttttatttgtttgttgattCGTCTTGTTTATTTACTTTACTGGTTTCAAATGTAGCTACAGAGCAAGCATTTTCTGCAATGGAACTTGTTAAGACTAGGCTacgaaacaaaaaagaagattGATTTTCAAGAGATTGTTTGGTATGGAAGATTGACTTTTAAGAGGTTGTTTGGTACTCtattgagagagagaaagattgCAATGAAGGTGATGACAGATTCGATTATCGATGATTTCAATACGGCGAAGAATCATGCGGTGCAATTTAAATGTACATGTAAGATATATTAaccattttaaaaaactattcaCTTTTATGCATTGCCACCGCATGAAAAATTAGGATAACTTGTCAAATATTTGTCTGTCCGGCTGCCCCTCCCCAAATGATTTTGTGTCTGTAAGGTGTATAAAATTTCTCCGATATCCACGACTAATCAAAGGCTTAGACCATGATAGAACATACTGCAAAACAGATTCACACATAATGTAACTGAATggtaggggggggggggggcttaCGCATCATCTGTAAATTTGGCAGCAACCACCACAGATGTAATTAGCAAGCGATGAACACTAAGGGATGTCATGTACACATGTGGCTGCTGCAGGTATCTCTCCATGTAGATAAGGGCCAACACAAAGCAAGATGGGCTGCACTCTGAGTACTTGAAAATGCGCTCTGCATAAAGCTTAATACTAAGATCTGGAGCCCTCTGACCATGAAAAATAGTGCTTGAATTCTTTATTTCATTTGAATCTAGTAAATCTTCATTCTTCTGAACCACTCTATCAAGATAAGTCGCTAGAAGCAACAGAACCTTGGGGTATTCagcatcttttttctttgactGGGGTACTGTCAAACCCAATGACAGGTAGATCTCTGTATGCTCGTTGCTGCCATCAGATGTGAATTTCCCCATATCCAGACATTAGTACTGTAAAAGATAATGAAGTTGTTACCCAACAAATTTCAGTGCAACAGAAAGTTGATGCAAGTAATGCAAATAAATTGCTCTGTTTTATACATTAAAACAGATAAATGAAGGATATGAGATTCCGATAATTCCGTTAGGTCACATATGGAATTGCACAAAAGAATTCGTACGATGAACAGACAACAAAAGATTCTGTGAGGTCTCCAAGTGTTTCCATAAATTAGGCAATTAGCAAATAGCTCTCCACAGCATGCAATATACTCGTAATGCAATTTCCAAGTCGAGATATTCGCTTAATAATGTGGCCAActagccaaaaaaataataataacagcATGAAGCTGCTTCACAGTAATTCAAGATATGTGGATAGTTGGGTGTTATACCAATT
Encoded proteins:
- the LOC102718834 gene encoding cyclin-P3-1; amino-acid sequence: MGKFTSDGSNEHTEIYLSLGLTVPQSKKKDAEYPKVLLLLATYLDRVVQKNEDLLDSNEIKNSSTIFHGQRAPDLSIKLYAERIFKYSECSPSCFVLALIYMERYLQQPHVYMTSLSVHRLLITSVVVAAKFTDDAFFNNAFYARVGGISTVEMNRLELDLLFNLDFRLKVDLDTFGSYCLQLEKETRVFALERPIQVHGVDGAKDLSRNSSIDECCKSELMRGRYNSQALQGCI